The DNA segment AGTTCTCAAGCTCTCGCGTGCCTCGTTTGAGGCCATGCGCCGCGCCGGCAGCAAGGCCGCCTATAAGATCATCCTGGGACTGGCACGCACCGTCGGGGAGCGACGTCGCCGGACGGACGAGCGCGTTGAAGAGGTGTTTCTGGACCCGGACGACCATATCGACGCCTTTGAGAGTCAACTTCACGATATGCTCGGTCGCCTCCGTAAGGCCTGAGCTTTTGACGCCGGACTCATCTATGCAGACTGACCGTCACCGCCTGGCCCGCGAAGCGCTGCGCGCGCGACCCTTTTTCGATACGCTGAGCGACGAGGAGTTCGAACGCCTGATCGACGCCTGCGATCTGCGCACCCTCGCTCCGCGCGAGGTGCTCTGGGCGGTGGGGCGCCAGGGGCAGTCCTGTTACGTGCTCATCTCCGGGCGTCTGGAGCAGTCGCTGACCCGTCAGCCGGCAGGGCGCAAGGTCACGCAGATCGACCGGCCCGGCACCTTTATGGCGCTCTCCTATCTGGTCAAACCCTGGCGCCACCACAGCTCGACCATTGCCCTGGAGCGCAGCGTGGTGCTCAAGCTGGACCGCGAGCGTTTTGAAGCCATGTTTGAGGCCGGCGACGCCGTGGCGTTTCGCCTGGTCGATGAGCTGGCCGAGGCGCTGGTGCAGGAGATGCGCGACGCCAATGAGCGTCTCCACGAGGTCTTTGGCAACCCGGCCGAGACCTTGCGCCTGCTTCGCAGGCGCACCCGTAACGCCTGAAACTCTTTTACATTCATACGCTTAAGCGAATGTGTTGGTGAGCTGGAGGTACGCATGAAGATCGGTGTGATCGGAGGTGGTTCCTGGGGAACAGCGCTCGCAAGGCTGCTGGCCGACCAGGGCCATCAGGTGTTGATGTGGGTCCATGAGCCGACCCTGGTCGAGGCGATAAACGGCACGCGCCAGAATAACGTCTACCTCGATGGCATTGATTTGCCCGAGAATCTGGTCGCGACCAACGACATGGAAGAGGCGGTCCGCGGCAAAGAGATGATCGTCTCGGTGCCGCCCAGCCACGTGCTGCGCGAGGTGATGACTCAGGCCGCTCCCTTTTTGTCCGACGGGGTGCCCATTGTGAGCGCCACCAAAGGCATCGAGAATGATTCTCTGATGCTGGTCAGCGAGATCCTCGAAGACGTACTCGCCCCGCGCTTTCACCCCTTCTTATGCTACCTCTCCGGCCCGAGCTTTGCCCGGGAGGTCGCCACCTGCAAACCCACCGCGGTGACCATCGCCAGCTACAACCATCGTCTGGCGGTGAAGGTGCAGCAGGTCTTCAGCAACGGCTATTTTCGGGCCTACACCTCCAACGACGTGGTGGGTGTGGAGATCGGCGGGGCGCTCAAGAACGTCATCGCCATCGCTTCGGGAGCGGTCAGCGGCATGGAGCTGGGCTTGAACGCCTCGGCCGGTATGATCACCCGCGGGCTCAACGAGATCACGCGCCTGGGTGTGCGCATGGGGGCCAACCCCCTCACGCTGACCGGTCTGGCCGGTATGGGCGACCTGGTGCTGACGTGCACCGGCGGCTTGAGCCGTAACCGCACCGTCGGATTTAAGCTGGGCCAGGGCATGACCATCGACGCCATCTTGAGCGAGATGAACATGGTCGCCGAGGGCATCAAGACCTCGCGCAGCGTGCATAATCTTGCGCAAAAGATCGGTGTGGAGATGCCCATCAGCGAACAGGTCTACCAGGTGATCTACGAGGGCAAAGACACCCGCCAGGCCGTCACCGACCTGATGTCGCGTCCGCTTAAGGCGGAGCTCGGTGGCTGGATGTGACGCGGGGGTAAGTGGTTGATTTTAATGAAAAAACGGACGCCCGGAGGCGTCCGTTTTTTGTTGCGCGGAGTCTCACTGGCCTCGTCGAGGAGGCCAGGGCACTCAGGCTCAGACCGTGGAGCCGTGCAGCTCTTCGAGCCCCGGGGTGCCGGGAGGGTTGGGCAAAAAGCGCAGCTTCGGGTTCTGCTGGCTGCAGTAATTCAGCGCCCAGTCGTTGCGGAAGAGCACGATGGGCAGATCATCGCGATCGTGGAGCACCTTGGTGTAGTCCTGGCGGTTGAAGGCGGCTTCATCGAAGGGCTCGCCATCGACCCAGCGGGCGTGTTTGAAGTTGAGCTGACGCAGGTTGACCTTGACCTTGTATTCGTTCTCCAGGCGATGCTGGAGCACCTCAAACTGCAGGATACCGACCGCACCGACGACCGCGTCGAGGTCGCCCAGGTGGGGCTGGCGGAAGACCTGAATGGTGCCCTCCTCCGAGAGCTGGTCGAGGCCCTTGGTGAGCTGCTTGCGCTTGAGCGCCTCTTTGATCTCGACGACCGCAAAATGCTCGGGGCTAAATCGGGGGATCTCGGTTTCTTCGACCGGCTCGCCGGTGAAGAGGGTGTCGCCGATGCGGTAGTTGCCCGGGTCGTAGAGGCCGATGATATCGCCGGCAAACGCTCGCCCGGCGACCTCCCGATCGGAGGCCATGAAGGTCTGGGGGTAGGCCAGCTTGACCTGGCGGTTGTCGCGCTTGATGGTCGCCTGCATGTCTTTTTCAAACACGCCGGAGGTGATGCGCATAAAGGCCAGGCGGTCGCGGTGGGCCGGGTTCATGTTGGCCTGGATCTTAAAGACGAAGCCCGAGAACTCCGGGCGCGTCGGGTTGACCGCCGCGCGGTCTTTGGCCTCGGCCGGCGAGGGTGCCATCTCGACGAAGGCTTTGAGGAAGGGGCCCACTCCGAAGTTGGTCATCGCCGAGCCGAAGAACATCGGGGTGAGTTCACCGGCGCGCACGCGCTCCAGATCGAAGGGGTCGCCGGCGATGTCCAGGAGCTCGATATCGTCGAGGAGCTTGAGGTAGCGGTCGGTCCCCAGGAGCTGTTCGGCTCTGGGGTCATGGAGATCGACGGTGACCTCCTCGACGATCGACTCCCCGTGGGATCCCTGGGAGTCGAAGACGATGATCTTTTCATTGAGTCGGTCGTAAACGCCCTTAAACTCCTTACCATCACCGATGGGCCAGTTGATGGGGCAGGAGCGGATGCCGAGGATATCTTCGATCTCCTCCATCAGCTCCAGCGGCGGGCGGCCGTAGCGGTCCATCTTGTTCACGAAGGTGAAGATGGGGAGTTTGCGCATCGCGCAGACCTTGAAGAGCTTGATGGTCTGCGGCTCGACGCCTTTAGCGACATCCATAAGCATCACGGCGCTGTCTGCGGCCGCGAGCGTGCGGTAGGTGTCTTCGGAGAAGTCAGCGTGGCCGGGGGTGTCGAGCAGATTGATGGCGTAGTCGCCATAGGGGAACTGCAAGACCGAGGAGGTGATGGAGATGCCGCGCTGCTGCTCCATCTCCATCCAGTCGCTCACCGCGTGTTTGGCGGCGCGTCGGCTTTTGACACTGCCTGCCAGGTGGATGGCACCGCCGTAAAGCAGGAGCTTCTCGGTCATGGTGGTCTTACCGGCGTCGGGGTGCGAGATGATCGCGAAGGTGCGCCGGCGTTGGACCTCCTCGGCGATTTTTTTAGGGGAGAGGTCGGTGCTCATAGGAGGATCGCTTTTCTGGAAGAGACGTCGAGGTGGGGCCAAATTTTCAGGGCCCCGGGCGCGCGCAGAATAATGCGCGGGGGCAAGGCTTACAAGCGCGGCAGCGCGCAGGGGGGAATCCGTGAGGCAGCGAGCGCATCAGGGGCAGGAGTGGGAGGCGTGGATCGTGATGGTCATAGGCGTGTGTCTGGGGCTGTGGGCGCTGAGTTTAAGCGGCTGTGAGGCCAGCAG comes from the Lujinxingia sediminis genome and includes:
- a CDS encoding Crp/Fnr family transcriptional regulator, producing MQTDRHRLAREALRARPFFDTLSDEEFERLIDACDLRTLAPREVLWAVGRQGQSCYVLISGRLEQSLTRQPAGRKVTQIDRPGTFMALSYLVKPWRHHSSTIALERSVVLKLDRERFEAMFEAGDAVAFRLVDELAEALVQEMRDANERLHEVFGNPAETLRLLRRRTRNA
- a CDS encoding NAD(P)H-dependent glycerol-3-phosphate dehydrogenase; this encodes MKIGVIGGGSWGTALARLLADQGHQVLMWVHEPTLVEAINGTRQNNVYLDGIDLPENLVATNDMEEAVRGKEMIVSVPPSHVLREVMTQAAPFLSDGVPIVSATKGIENDSLMLVSEILEDVLAPRFHPFLCYLSGPSFAREVATCKPTAVTIASYNHRLAVKVQQVFSNGYFRAYTSNDVVGVEIGGALKNVIAIASGAVSGMELGLNASAGMITRGLNEITRLGVRMGANPLTLTGLAGMGDLVLTCTGGLSRNRTVGFKLGQGMTIDAILSEMNMVAEGIKTSRSVHNLAQKIGVEMPISEQVYQVIYEGKDTRQAVTDLMSRPLKAELGGWM
- a CDS encoding peptide chain release factor 3; amino-acid sequence: MSTDLSPKKIAEEVQRRRTFAIISHPDAGKTTMTEKLLLYGGAIHLAGSVKSRRAAKHAVSDWMEMEQQRGISITSSVLQFPYGDYAINLLDTPGHADFSEDTYRTLAAADSAVMLMDVAKGVEPQTIKLFKVCAMRKLPIFTFVNKMDRYGRPPLELMEEIEDILGIRSCPINWPIGDGKEFKGVYDRLNEKIIVFDSQGSHGESIVEEVTVDLHDPRAEQLLGTDRYLKLLDDIELLDIAGDPFDLERVRAGELTPMFFGSAMTNFGVGPFLKAFVEMAPSPAEAKDRAAVNPTRPEFSGFVFKIQANMNPAHRDRLAFMRITSGVFEKDMQATIKRDNRQVKLAYPQTFMASDREVAGRAFAGDIIGLYDPGNYRIGDTLFTGEPVEETEIPRFSPEHFAVVEIKEALKRKQLTKGLDQLSEEGTIQVFRQPHLGDLDAVVGAVGILQFEVLQHRLENEYKVKVNLRQLNFKHARWVDGEPFDEAAFNRQDYTKVLHDRDDLPIVLFRNDWALNYCSQQNPKLRFLPNPPGTPGLEELHGSTV